From the Marivivens sp. LCG002 genome, the window GGAGGATGGTGCCGAATGCTTGGCCCTCTACATCCCAGATAACGCATATGCTACTCGGCGGAAATTTGGTTCGGGCTGGGCGTGTAGCCGCGGGTATCAGGAAATCAGTGGTGCGTCATGCGAGGCGACCCGAGTCCCCAAGAACGCCCATTTGCGCACAGCGGGATATGATTGGCAGTGTGATCGCGGATATCGTCAAGATCGAGAAACCTGCGTGCCTATCGACATTCCGGAACATGGTTATCTCACAAAAGAGTCCGGATCCCATTGGGCTTGCGATCGTGGCTTCACAGTTTTGATCGATGCCTCCGATGGTCCGGGTTGGCGTTGCGAATGGAGTTTCGAGGCGGTGGACAACACCCGTATGCCGATCACGCTACCCGCCAACACCCATCTGGCTCGATCCGGAAACCGCTGGCACTGCGACCGGAACTTTCAACTTTCTGGAGGAGTATGCGTTCTTGGACGATAATCCCTCCAGATCTCGCCCAGCCGAGACGGCCGGCATGCGAATACGGATTGGCTGTCGCCTTCGTTACCGGCTGACACAGCCGACGCTCGTCATTGCAATGCTGAATGTACACTATTCGCGGTTCGGCGATATGGAACGTGCCGACTACCTAGTGACACATCCGAGCGTGCCGCTAGAAACCTATCGTGATGGGTTCGGCAACTGGTGCACGCGGATGATGGCTCCGTCTGGGGACTTGACCCTGTCGACCGATGGGATCTTCCGCGACACCGGACTGCCTGATCCGACACTGCCCAAAGCCGAGCAGCACGCAGTTCAGGATTTGCCCTTCGAAACCTTGGCCTACCTTCTTGGCAGTCGTTACTGCGATACTGATCTTCTGTCTGCAGAGGCATGGCGACGCTTCGAGAATACCCCACCTGGCTGGTTACGCGTCCAAGCGATCTGCGATTTCGTGAACTCGCATGTCCGCTTTGATTATATGCAAGCAAGCGCAACCCGAACAGCTTCCGCGACGCTGGCCGAGCGTCAGGGCGTCTGTCGAGATTTTGCCCACCTCGCCATCGCGTTTTGCCGATGCATGAACATTCCAGCGCGTTACTGCGCAGGCTACTTGAGTGAGTTAGGTCAACCAAAGCCTCACCCACTGGACGATTTTGCAGCTTGGATAGAGGTCTTTCTAAGTGATCGCTGGTGGGTCTTCGATCCGAGAAACAATCGCCCGCGCATAGGAAGGATCTTGATCGCACGGGGTCGGGATGCAGCCGATGTGCCTCTGACCCAGACGTTCGGGCCCAATACACTGACGCAATTCAACGTATGGACTGAAGAGTTGACCTGATCTTGGTATCTTTTGCGACTGGACATAGTAAGTCCGACCGCAAGATCCCATATACGTAATGCCGACGCCAAGAGTTCCAGTCCGACATGGACGAGATGCTGTCATCGGACAATTGAAAGATTGATGACATATCCTTCAAGGATCTCCCTGCCCGAGGTTTGGCTGCAATGGATCCGAAGCTTGAGGATATCGCATTGTACCCTGCCAAGGAGACCGTTTCCAAGCCTGCGCGCTTGAGCATACCAGCGGAACCCAAAACATTTGGGAAGTCCACAGACCAAGCGCCTCACATTCCAAAAGGACCTAGACCACCCAAAGCAACAATAGAAACAAGCGAAAGGAATGCACCCATGGAAGAACTGACGAGCAAGACTATCGCGGTTTTCTCCCGTCCATTCACCGTTCCGGGCTTTACCGAGATGCTTCCGGCGGGCGAATACGAGATCGAAACGGAACTTTCGTCTCCACCGGATCAGGTGGACCCCGAAGCTTGGAAAGCTTCGGTCTTTGTAAGGCTTCATCCCCGCATCTCGCACCCAGGACTGGAAAGATTCCTCACTGTTTCCCTTGTGGACCTCGACCAAGCGCGCGCGAGGGACAAGCTGACTGGTAAGGAACTGACAGATTTTTTCGTTGAGGAGATGCTTGCCGACCCGATGATCCGTCTCGTTATGAAGGCGGACGGTGTCTCAGAGGCGCATTTGCGAAATCTTTATTCCCGGCCCGGGTCACAAGAGGCAGACAAAAAGCAGATAGGGCAAGTGGCTCCATCTGAGCCGAGAGATATCCAGGATGGCACGGATGCTCGAACTTCCGGCACAATCTCTAAAAGCTCTTGTCCAGGCATGGGAGAATGACCCCGATGTCGAACCGGTGCGTCGCGATCCATGCTTTTGCATCATTCAAATGGATCGAAGGAGCTGGGTTATGACTGATGAACCTATCAATCTCGATGGGCACAGATCCCTTACCGACCAGCGCGAAACAGAAATACGTCGGCGCCCTGCGAACAGCCAGCCACCCTCTACGCTCCTATCGCAACTTGGCATCAGAGGTCTCAAAGATCAGTTGCAAGCAGGGCCTGCGCCAACGTGGGTCGAAGTTTTGAAGAAATGGCGCTTTCTTCTTGTTTGCTATGCATCGACCCCGGAGGCTCAGGATGAAGGCCTTCAGAAGCTTATCAATCAGGCCCTTGGCGACATGGAACGACTGAGGAAACGCGAGGAGCGGAAATGACGAGCAAGTTTGCGTATGAGGAACTCGAAATTTTGCGCGCGGCAGCCGATGTTGCCGCCGAGCGCGTCTGTTTGAGGTGCAGGTCACGTTTCTTGAGCGAGGGATTTGGTGAGCGCATATGTTCACGTTGCAAGGGGTCTGCCGTGTGGCGTGCAGCACTTTCTGAGGGCAGCGGACTTGGGCGTCGTGGGTCCAGAGGTCGTTTTTCCTAGACGTCGCTGACGCCACTATTCACCCTCAAGCACACTAACTTTTGTCGGCATATGAATTCTGGTTGGCTCGCCCGCATCGGGAGGGCAAAGACATTGCAGGCAAACCTATCGCGACAGAACGGTTCGTTGAACAAAGGATGTGGCTTTAGATTAGCTCAAAGGTGGACCGAAGCGCGCCCTTCTGGTCATTTTTTGCCAACCGCTGACGTCGTCACAATACGCGGGTTCAACGATATTTTTTTCCGCACGGTTCGAAAGCTATGTATCAAGCTCAATCGACACACTGACACTGCTTAAGGGCATAATCAGAAACAACATAGCTAGAATTTTTTCTCTGCGCGACGATACCCAAGGAACACAAGGACGACTAGCGCCCCTCGACAGAGGATTAGGATCTCGG encodes:
- a CDS encoding transglutaminase family protein, which produces MRIRIGCRLRYRLTQPTLVIAMLNVHYSRFGDMERADYLVTHPSVPLETYRDGFGNWCTRMMAPSGDLTLSTDGIFRDTGLPDPTLPKAEQHAVQDLPFETLAYLLGSRYCDTDLLSAEAWRRFENTPPGWLRVQAICDFVNSHVRFDYMQASATRTASATLAERQGVCRDFAHLAIAFCRCMNIPARYCAGYLSELGQPKPHPLDDFAAWIEVFLSDRWWVFDPRNNRPRIGRILIARGRDAADVPLTQTFGPNTLTQFNVWTEELT